One genomic window of Syntrophales bacterium includes the following:
- a CDS encoding radical SAM protein, whose protein sequence is MHFERPEIIRPPSEWKSYFLPLTKGCSNNTCTFCGYYGSKLQIREISEVKEEIDALSLYMETGIWLSAVPDIVYHIARSWDGKRVFLQDGDALIYPFPKLKEILAYLNEKFPHLERIATYTTPQDILRRNPDELRTLKELKLGIFYTGLESGWDEVLLKVGKGINSHQIIEAGKRARQAGINMSLTVILGLAGLEGSREHAMETARVLSEIDPEYAGALTLTLVSGTPLYQEWKEDKFHPISPFESLEELRTIIENSNFTACFFSSMHASNYQAVRGRLPQEKERMMGELNYALERRDPSLLRPEFLRGL, encoded by the coding sequence AAGACCACCGAGTGAGTGGAAAAGCTATTTTCTTCCCTTAACTAAAGGTTGCTCCAACAATACCTGTACCTTTTGCGGTTACTACGGGTCTAAACTACAGATCAGAGAAATCAGCGAGGTGAAGGAAGAGATCGATGCCCTATCTCTGTACATGGAGACCGGCATCTGGTTATCCGCTGTTCCTGATATTGTGTATCATATAGCCCGGAGTTGGGACGGGAAAAGGGTGTTTCTCCAGGATGGTGATGCCTTAATTTATCCCTTCCCCAAACTGAAGGAAATTCTCGCATATCTGAATGAAAAATTTCCTCATCTGGAGAGAATAGCCACTTACACTACTCCTCAAGATATTCTGAGGAGAAACCCTGACGAATTAAGAACCCTCAAGGAGCTAAAATTAGGAATTTTTTATACCGGCCTGGAAAGTGGGTGGGATGAGGTACTCCTTAAAGTGGGTAAGGGGATAAATTCCCATCAGATAATTGAAGCGGGGAAAAGAGCCAGGCAGGCAGGCATTAATATGTCGCTGACTGTTATTTTGGGGCTGGCTGGCCTCGAAGGAAGCCGGGAACATGCCATGGAGACTGCCAGGGTTCTTTCCGAAATTGACCCTGAATATGCTGGCGCCCTGACGTTAACCTTAGTTTCCGGTACCCCTCTATACCAGGAATGGAAAGAAGATAAATTTCACCCCATCTCTCCCTTTGAGTCTCTTGAAGAGCTGAGAACAATCATAGAAAATTCTAATTTTACTGCCTGTTTTTTCAGTTCCATGCATGCCTCAAATTATCAGGCGGTGCGGGGAAGATTACCTCAGGAAAAGGAGAGAATGATGGGGGAACTAAATTACGCGCTGGAAAGAAGGGACCCTTCTTT